A single genomic interval of Corylus avellana chromosome ca10, CavTom2PMs-1.0 harbors:
- the LOC132163414 gene encoding protein INVOLVED IN DE NOVO 2-like codes for MSYRSKEKVSAVELEDYEYRYYKELKKGSHRVKISDSKYRCPFCPGQRNPDYLFKELLEHAYGVGSSKSRGVKEKARHLALERYMRRYLDVRDHSEPSLTKKKGDHAEPFAQAECTMPDGDQEFVYPWKGIIANIKTERKDGKHVAESGTKLKEELSRNGFNPVKVHPLWNRGGHSGFACVDFKSDWAGFNSAMLFEKSFEVDHCGKREYYAAKNRGDKLFGWVARRDDYESGGPIGVYLKKNTDLKTISGKEKEDQRKASKLVLNLTNTLETKSMSLKKIQNKYHQISASLDKAMEEKEDILKKYNEEMRELQQSTSNHLERISSEHERAALHFEAQKQELEQHEKQLQQREAQNETERRKLRKLRDEKIMNERATQEQKKADEKMLRLAEEQNREKEKLHQKIIELEKKLDAKQALELEIERLRGALQVMKHMGEDGDMEAKQKMDAIAKELKEKEEESAYVEDLNQTLIIKERKTNDELQDARKELITGLIKWTTRGNIGIKRMGELEPKPFLTATKRKFSDEEADEKGVELCSLWEDYLRDPSWHPFKIILGKEGKTKEIIDEEDEKLKNLKNEFGDEVYESVTKALKEMNEYNPSGRYIVPEVWNFADERKATLKEGVEYLVKKWKTFRRKKR; via the exons ATGTCATACCGTTCAAAAGAAAAGGTTAGTGCGGTTGAGTTAGAGGACTATGAGTATAGATATTATAAAGAGTTGAAGAAAGGCAGCCATAGGGTTAAAATTTCTGATTCAAAATATAGATGTCCATTCTGCCCTGGGCAAAGAAATCCAGATTACCTCTTTAAGGAGCTTTTAGAACATGCCTATGGTGTTGGTAGTTCAAAGAGTAGGGGTGTAAAAGAGAAAGCGAGGCATTTAGCATTGGAGAGGTATATGAGGAGGTATCTTGATGTGAGGGATCATTCAGAACCttcacttaccaaaaaaaaggGGGATCATGCAGAACCTTTTGCTCAAGCTGAATGTACCATGCCTGATGGTGATCAAGAGTTTGTGTATCCATGGAAGGGCATCATTGCAAATATTAAAACTGAACGGAAAGATGGGAAACATGTTGCTGAGAGTGGTACAAAACTCAAGGAAGAGTTGTCAAGGAATGGGTTTAATCCTGTGAAGGTGCATCCCCTATGGAATCGTGGGGGTCATTCAGGTTTTGCATGTGtagattttaaaagtgattgGGCTGGTTTCAATAGTGCAATGTTGTTTGAGAAGAGTTTTGAAGTCGATCACTGCGGGAAGAGGGAGTACTATGCAGCCAAAAATCGAGGAGATAAGTTGTTTGGATGGGTGGCCCGCAGAGATGACTACGAATCTGGTGGCCCTATTGGTGTTTATCTCAAGAAGAATACAGATTTGAAAACTATttctggaaaagaaaaagaagatcaaAGGAAGGCGTCAAAGCTTGTATTAAATTTAACCAATACCCTGGAGACGAAGAGCATGTCCTTGAAAAAGATTCAGAACAAATATCATCAGATCAGTGCATCTCTAGATAAGGCAATGGAGGAAAAGGAGGACATTCTTAAGAAGTACAATGAAG AAATGAGAGAGTTGCAGCAGAGTACAAGTAATCATCTTGAGAGGATCTCCTCAGAGCATGAGAGGGCTGCATTGCATTTCGAAGCTCAGAAGCAAGAACTTGAGCAACATGAGAAGCAATTGCAGCAACGTGAGGCTCAGAATGAGACTGAGAGAAGGAAGCTTCGTAAGCTTCGTGATGAGAAGATAATG aaTGAGAGGGCTACCCAAGAGCAAAAGAAGGCCGATGAAAAAATGCTTAGGCTGGCAGAGGAGCaaaat agagaaaaggaaaaacttcaccAAAAAATCATTGAACTAGAAAAGAAGCTTGATGCCAAACAAGCATTGGAGTTGGAGATAGAGCGTTTGAGAGGGGCTTTACAAGTAATGAAGCACATGGGTGAGGATGGGGATATGGAAGCAAAACAAAAGATGGATGCAATTGCTAAAGAATTgaaggagaaggaagaagaatcgGCTTATGTGGAAGATCTAAACCAAACTCTCATTATCAAGGAACGCAAAACCAATGATGAACTGCAGGATGCTCGTAAAGAGTTAATCACC GGATTGATAAAATGGACAACCCGTGGTAATATTGGCATCAAGAGAATGGGAGAGCTTGAACCCAAGCCATTCCTCACTGCAACCaagagaaaattttctgacgaaGAAGCAGATGAGAAAGGAGTGGAGCTGTGTTCACTATGGGAGGACTATCTTAGGGATCCAAGCTGGCATCCCTTTAAGATCATCTTGGGCAAAGAAGGGAAGACTAAG GAAATAATTgacgaagaagatgaaaaattgaagaatttgaagaaTGAGTTTGGTGATGAAGTTTACGAGTCTGTGACAAAAGCCTTGAAGGAGATGAATGAATACAATCCAAGTGGTAGGTACATAGTACCAGAGGTATGGAATTTTGCTGATGAAAGGAAGGCAACATTAAAAGAAGGAGTAGAATACCTGGTGAAGAAGTGGAAAACATTTAGACGGAAGAAACGTTGA
- the LOC132163067 gene encoding flowering-promoting factor 1-like — protein sequence MSGVWIFDKNGVARLITNPTRESFEQKEPPYPGTATAPGARPRVLVYLPANHVIRSYSELEQRLTELGWSRYHNSSRPDLLQFHRSENSAHLISLPKNFSDFKILHMFDIVVKNRSFFEVRDVA from the coding sequence ATGTCTGGTGTGTGGATTTTTGACAAGAATGGCGTGGCTCGCCTGATCACCAATCCTACAAGGGAGTCCTTTGAACAAAAAGAGCCACCCTACCCAGGCACCGCCACTGCACCTGGCGCACGCCCCCGCGTCCTCGTCTACCTCCCGGCTAACCACGTCATCCGCTCCTACTCCGAGCTCGAGCAGCGCCTCACCGAGCTCGGCTGGTCCCGCTACCACAACTCCAGCCGCCCCGACCTCCTCCAGTTCCACAGGTCAGAAAACTCCGCCCACTTGATCTCTCTCCCCAAAAATTTCTCCGACTTTAAGATCCTCCATATGTTCGATATCGTCGTCAAGAATCGCTCTTTCTTCGAAGTTCGCGACGTTGCGTGA